From the Candidatus Woesearchaeota archaeon genome, the window CTCTTTTGCATTTAAAAGAGCACATTAAAATGGATGGATTTCGCAAAGGACATGTTCCAAAAGAAATGGTAAAAGAAAAAGTTGGTCAGGAAAATTTGCTTATGGAGGCGGGAGATTTGGCGGTAAGAGAGAGTTATTTAAAATATATTAAAGAAAATAATTTAGAGCCAATCGGCGAACCTCAAATTGAGATTTTAAAAATTGCAGAAGGTAATCCCCTTTTATTTAAAGCTACGATTACTGTTTTGCCTGAAATTTCTTTGCCAGATTACAAAGAAATCGCTTCATATATTAAAAAAGGCGAGATTACTGTTGATGAAAAAGAAGTTGAAGACACCTTAAATTATCTGCAAAAATCGCGAGTAAAATTTTCACAATTAGACAGGGAAGCAAAAAACAAAGACTTTGTTGAGATTATTTATCAGGCAGAAGGCATAAACGATGGAAAAGAGGTTAACGATAAGTTTGTTTTAGGAGAAGGCGGATTTATGAAAGGGTTTGAAGATAATATAGTTGGCTTGAAGGCCAGCGAAGAAAAAGAAATTTTAGTAAAGTTCCCCGACGATGCTCCCCGCAAAGATTTGGCAGGAAAAGAAGTTAGTTTTAAAGTAAAAATGGTTTCAGTGCAAAAAATGGAGCTTCCTGAAATTTCAGACGAATTTGCAAAAGAGATGGGGGCCTTTGATAGTTTGGTTGCGTTAAAAGAAAATTTAAAAGAGGGAATAACTTTAGAAAAAAAAGAATCAGAGAAACAAAGAAAAAGAGTGGAAATTTTAGAAAAAATAGCTGAAAAAATAGATTTTGAGATACCAGAAAGATTAGTTGAGGCCGAACAGCAAAGACTACTGGAAGATTTAAAAAATAATATTGCTAATAAATTTAAAATTT encodes:
- the tig gene encoding trigger factor encodes the protein MKTNLKKLLKSQMEIEFELTSEEFQKHIDSALLHLKEHIKMDGFRKGHVPKEMVKEKVGQENLLMEAGDLAVRESYLKYIKENNLEPIGEPQIEILKIAEGNPLLFKATITVLPEISLPDYKEIASYIKKGEITVDEKEVEDTLNYLQKSRVKFSQLDREAKNKDFVEIIYQAEGINDGKEVNDKFVLGEGGFMKGFEDNIVGLKASEEKEILVKFPDDAPRKDLAGKEVSFKVKMVSVQKMELPEISDEFAKEMGAFDSLVALKENLKEGITLEKKESEKQRKRVEILEKIAEKIDFEIPERLVEAEQQRLLEDLKNNIANKFKISFEEYLASVKQTEEEIKKTFIKEAEKRIKNFLVLKEIGKKENIEISEQELDEESEKALRNYSKEQISKIDIKQFREYTKDVIFNEKVFQVLENFTK